One stretch of Oncorhynchus gorbuscha isolate QuinsamMale2020 ecotype Even-year linkage group LG21, OgorEven_v1.0, whole genome shotgun sequence DNA includes these proteins:
- the LOC124008493 gene encoding NEDD4 family-interacting protein 2-like isoform X2, with protein sequence MDQAASRYQVFENDEDDSCEPSTSAQQPCTSAQANSSSQACPVPVALGGDAEAPPPPYASIAMGATAAMPESSCYPRDFPVPPPYSVATSLPTYDEAEKAKAAAMVLSAVEVIPGEDDFPPRDDFSDVDQLRVGNDGIFMLAFFMAFLFNWIGFCLSFCLTNTIAGRYGAICGFGLSLIKWILIVRFSDYFNGYFNGQYWLWWIFLVLGLLLFFRGFVNYLKVRNMSESMAASHRTRFFFLY encoded by the exons ATGGACCAGGCAGCGAGCCGATACCAAGTG ttTGAGAATGATGAAGACGACTCCTGTGAGCCCTCCACCAGCGCCCAGCAGCCGTGCACCTCGGCCCAGGCCAACTCGTCCTCTCAGGCCTGCCCTGTCCCAGTAGCCCTGGGGGGGGATGCAGAGGCCCCACCTCCCCCGTATGCCAGCATCGCCATGGGAGCCACCGCTGCCATGCCTG AGAGCAGTTGTTACCCAAGGGATTTCCCCGTGCCACCTCCCTACAGCGTGGCCACCTCTCTTCCCACCTACGACGAGGCAGAGAAAGCCAAAGCTGCAGCCATGGTGCTCTCTGCTGTGGAGGTGATACCAggg GAGGATGACTTCCCTCCAAGGGATGACTTCAGCGATGTCGACCAGCTGAGGGTGGGGAACGACGGCATTTTCATGCTGGCCTTTTTCA TGGCCTTCCTGTTCAATTGGATTGGGTTTTGCTTGTCATTCTGCCTGACCAACACCATCGCCGGCCGATACGGGGCCATCTGCGGCTTTGGCCTCTCTCTCATCAAGTGGATTCTCATCGTCAGG TTCTCGGACTACTTTAATGGATACTTCAATGGGCAGTACTGGCTCTGGTGGATTTTCCTAGTCCTCG GTCTCCTGCTTTTCTTCAGAGGGTTCGTGAACTACCTGAAAGTGCGCAACATGTCTGAAAGCATGGCTGCCTCGCACAGAACACGCTTCTTCTTCCTGTACTga
- the LOC124008493 gene encoding NEDD4 family-interacting protein 2-like isoform X1 — MDQAASRYQVFENDEDDSCEPSTSAQQPCTSAQANSSSQACPVPVALGGDAEAPPPPYASIAMGATAAMPVESSCYPRDFPVPPPYSVATSLPTYDEAEKAKAAAMVLSAVEVIPGEDDFPPRDDFSDVDQLRVGNDGIFMLAFFMAFLFNWIGFCLSFCLTNTIAGRYGAICGFGLSLIKWILIVRFSDYFNGYFNGQYWLWWIFLVLGLLLFFRGFVNYLKVRNMSESMAASHRTRFFFLY; from the exons ATGGACCAGGCAGCGAGCCGATACCAAGTG ttTGAGAATGATGAAGACGACTCCTGTGAGCCCTCCACCAGCGCCCAGCAGCCGTGCACCTCGGCCCAGGCCAACTCGTCCTCTCAGGCCTGCCCTGTCCCAGTAGCCCTGGGGGGGGATGCAGAGGCCCCACCTCCCCCGTATGCCAGCATCGCCATGGGAGCCACCGCTGCCATGCCTG TAGAGAGCAGTTGTTACCCAAGGGATTTCCCCGTGCCACCTCCCTACAGCGTGGCCACCTCTCTTCCCACCTACGACGAGGCAGAGAAAGCCAAAGCTGCAGCCATGGTGCTCTCTGCTGTGGAGGTGATACCAggg GAGGATGACTTCCCTCCAAGGGATGACTTCAGCGATGTCGACCAGCTGAGGGTGGGGAACGACGGCATTTTCATGCTGGCCTTTTTCA TGGCCTTCCTGTTCAATTGGATTGGGTTTTGCTTGTCATTCTGCCTGACCAACACCATCGCCGGCCGATACGGGGCCATCTGCGGCTTTGGCCTCTCTCTCATCAAGTGGATTCTCATCGTCAGG TTCTCGGACTACTTTAATGGATACTTCAATGGGCAGTACTGGCTCTGGTGGATTTTCCTAGTCCTCG GTCTCCTGCTTTTCTTCAGAGGGTTCGTGAACTACCTGAAAGTGCGCAACATGTCTGAAAGCATGGCTGCCTCGCACAGAACACGCTTCTTCTTCCTGTACTga